From one Zhongshania sp. R06B22 genomic stretch:
- a CDS encoding methyl-accepting chemotaxis protein, with the protein MKAGNQGALARLRTSRVVSVLVVIILAGFIGAGLNTFIILRDADYDQRYLELASEMRLYAQQISNTSREAALGDQDSFDALARAQRNFEQARSKLVDGSKGLPSPADMLGSDIDRLNVLWAQVDSAANTITSNSERIVFLYQVAESLNQKLPELQQNNNRVVEILLKSGASAKQVAMAQRQSWLAERIGRHVDRMIGGGEAATLAAERFTIDASEFATVLNGMLTGNSAIGVERVSTGKAPEILRAIAASFQQLSGSMESIFEVSPELLNSSQAAILIAKRVPEITQVTSSLSSAISKLPEKRPLSFASALIFVAVILIGLAALAWQSIRNTQMRLGETADANERNQSAILRLLDELADLADGDLTTSATVTEDFTGAIADSINYTIDQLRVLVSQINETAVEVSSAAQSSQSTALTLAEASESQAKEIAGASAAISEMAQTIDRVSSNARDSAAVAERSVTIANTGSEVVQNTIKGMDNIREQIQETSKRIKRLGESSQEIGDIVSLINDIADQTNILALNAAIQASMAGDAGRGFAVVADEVQRLAERSSGATKQIEALVKTIQSDTNEAVISMEQTTSEVVRGARLAQDAGTALTEIETVSQELAALIQNISSAAADQAVSAGQISSTMQVIQKITSQTSAGSTETARSIGALAEMTNDLRSSVAGFTLPKQQG; encoded by the coding sequence GCGGGTTTTATTGGCGCCGGTTTAAATACCTTTATTATTTTGCGCGATGCCGATTATGACCAGCGCTATTTGGAGCTGGCCAGTGAAATGCGCCTTTACGCGCAGCAAATATCGAATACCTCCAGAGAGGCCGCCTTAGGCGATCAAGATAGTTTTGATGCATTGGCGCGAGCGCAGCGAAATTTTGAACAGGCGCGCAGTAAATTAGTAGACGGAAGCAAGGGGCTGCCATCACCGGCGGACATGCTGGGCTCGGATATTGATCGCTTAAATGTTTTGTGGGCTCAGGTAGACAGCGCCGCGAATACGATTACCAGCAATAGTGAGCGTATTGTTTTCTTGTATCAGGTTGCCGAAAGCCTTAATCAAAAGCTCCCTGAGCTGCAGCAAAACAACAATCGGGTTGTCGAAATATTATTGAAAAGTGGCGCTTCTGCTAAACAGGTTGCCATGGCTCAGCGTCAGTCTTGGTTGGCCGAGCGTATCGGTCGCCATGTGGATCGCATGATTGGGGGCGGCGAAGCTGCCACCTTGGCTGCAGAGCGATTCACTATTGATGCTAGCGAATTTGCGACAGTGTTAAATGGCATGCTCACGGGAAACAGCGCCATTGGGGTCGAGCGGGTAAGCACGGGCAAGGCGCCTGAAATTTTGAGAGCGATTGCCGCTTCTTTTCAGCAATTGAGTGGCTCAATGGAAAGTATCTTTGAGGTTTCGCCTGAGCTCTTAAATTCATCGCAAGCTGCTATTTTGATTGCTAAAAGGGTTCCTGAAATCACCCAAGTGACCAGCAGTTTGTCGTCGGCAATTAGCAAGTTACCTGAGAAGCGCCCGCTGTCTTTTGCCAGCGCTTTGATTTTTGTCGCCGTGATATTAATTGGTCTAGCTGCATTGGCGTGGCAGTCAATACGCAATACCCAGATGCGTTTGGGTGAAACCGCCGATGCCAATGAAAGAAACCAGTCCGCGATTTTGCGTTTACTCGACGAATTGGCGGATCTTGCCGATGGCGATCTCACCACGTCGGCAACAGTGACCGAAGATTTCACCGGGGCGATTGCCGATTCGATTAACTACACGATTGACCAATTGCGGGTATTGGTATCGCAGATTAACGAAACCGCGGTAGAGGTGTCGTCTGCGGCGCAGAGTTCGCAGTCAACGGCCTTAACTCTGGCAGAAGCGTCGGAAAGTCAGGCAAAAGAAATTGCAGGGGCATCCGCGGCCATTTCAGAGATGGCTCAAACTATCGATAGGGTATCGTCTAATGCTCGCGATTCGGCGGCGGTAGCAGAGCGCTCGGTGACGATCGCTAATACGGGGTCTGAGGTGGTGCAGAACACCATTAAAGGCATGGACAATATCCGTGAGCAGATTCAGGAAACGTCCAAGCGGATCAAGCGCTTGGGTGAATCTTCGCAGGAGATTGGCGATATTGTTTCGCTGATTAATGACATTGCCGACCAAACTAATATCTTGGCCTTGAACGCGGCGATCCAGGCATCGATGGCGGGTGATGCCGGTCGTGGTTTCGCGGTGGTTGCCGATGAGGTTCAGCGCCTAGCAGAGCGTTCATCGGGTGCGACCAAGCAGATTGAGGCTCTGGTAAAAACGATTCAATCAGACACCAATGAGGCGGTTATATCGATGGAACAGACCACCTCTGAAGTGGTGCGCGGGGCCCGTCTAGCTCAGGATGCAGGTACTGCATTGACCGAAATCGAAACGGTTTCGCAGGAATTGGCGGCGCTGATTCAAAATATCTCCAGTGCCGCTGCCGATCAGGCCGTCTCTGCGGGGCAAATATCTTCAACGATGCAGGTCATTCAGAAAATCACCTCGCAAACGTCAGCCGGTTCTACAGAGACAGCTCGATCTATTGGTGCTTTGGCGGAAATGACTAACGATTTGCGCAGTTCTGTGGCAGGTTTCACCCTGCCCAAACAGCAGGGCTGA